The Vidua macroura isolate BioBank_ID:100142 chromosome 4, ASM2450914v1, whole genome shotgun sequence genome window below encodes:
- the ADD1 gene encoding alpha-adducin isoform X8 — MNGDSGVGVVTSPPPTTAPHKERYFDRVDENNPEYLRERNMAPDLRQDFNMMEQKKRVSMILQSPAFCEELESMIQEQFKKGKNPTGLLALQQIADFMTAHVPNVYPAAPQGGMAALNMSLGMVTPVNDLRGSDSIAYEKGEKLLRCKLAAFYRLADLFGWSQLIYNHITARVNSEQEHFLIVPFGLLYSEVTASSLVKINIQGDVVDRGSTNLGVNQAGFTLHSAIYAARPDVKCIVHIHTPAGAAVSAMKCGLLPISPEALSLGEVAYHDYHGILVDDEEKVVIQKNLGPKSKVLILRNHGLVSVGETVEEAFYYIHNLVLACEIQVRTLASAGGPDNLVLLDPGKYKAKSRSPESPAGEGTVSHPKWQIGEQEFEALMRMLDNLGYRTGYPYRCPALREKSKKYSDVEIPASVTGYSFTSDGESGISSPLRHSFQKQQREKTRWLNSGRGDDASEEGQNGSSPKSKTKWTKEDGHRTATSAVPNLFVPLNTNPKEVQEMRNKIREQNLQDIKTAGPQSQVLSGVVVDRSLVQDAPLSDCTESIEGLDLTEQAFSPAKSLSVRKGELVTASKAIIEKEYQPKVIVSTTGPNPFNKLTDRELEEYRKEVERKQKGPEEPSEDGRPQKEKSPPDPSSARTPPSTPIKIEEGDGYAKEYLLP, encoded by the exons GCCTTCTGTGAAGAATTGGAATCCATGATCCAGGAACAGTTTAAGAAGGGGAAGAACCCAACAGGTTTATTGGCTTTGCAGCAGATTGCGGATTTCATGACAGCGCACGTACCAAATGTCTACCCTGCAGCACCTCAAGGCGGAATGGCTGCGTTAAACATGA GTCTTGGCATGGTAACACCAGTAAATGATCTAAGAGGGTCCGATTCCATTGCTTATGAAAAAGGGGAGAAGTTGTTACGATGCAAATTGGCAGCTTTCTACAGATTAGCAGATCTCTTTGGCTGGTCTCAGCTTATTTACAATCATATAACA GCCAGAGTAAACTCTGAGCAAGAGCATTTCCTTATTGTACCTTTTGGACTCCTCTACAGTGAAGTCACTGCATCTAGTCTG GTTAAAATCAATATTCAGGGAGACGTGGTTGATCGTGGAAGCACTAACTTGGGAGTAAACCAAGCTGGTTTTACGTTGCACTCAGCAATTTATGCAGCTCGACCTGATGTCAAATGCATTGTCCATATCCACacaccagcaggagcagcg GTTTCTGCAATGAAGTGTGGTCTCTTGCCAATTTCACCTGAAGCACTTTCTCTAGGGGAAGTAGCATATCATGACTACCATGGTATTTTAGTGGATGATGAAGAAAAGGTGGTTATTCAGAAAAATTTGGGGCCTAAAAGCAAG GTCCTTATTCTCAGAAACCATGGCTTAGTATCAGTTGGAGAGACTGTTGAGGAGGCTTTCTACTATATTCATAACCTAGTGCTTGCCTGTGAGATACAA GTACGTACCCTGGCCAGTGCAGGTGGCCCTGACAACTTAGTGCTTCTTGATCCTGGCAAGTATAAAGCCAAGTCTCGTTCCCCTGAGTCCCCAGCAGGTGAGGGTACTGTATCCCATCCCAAATGGCAGATTGGTGAACAGGAATTCGAAGCTCTTATGCGAATGCTGGATAATCTG GGTTACAGAACCGGCTACCCATATAGATGCCCTGCTCTGAGAGAGAAATCTAAAAAGTACAGCGATGTTGAGATTCCAGCTAGTGTCACAGGTTACTCCTTTACTAGTGATGGTGAATCAGGCATTTCCTCCCCCCTCAGACACAGTTTTCAGAAACAGCAGCGAGAGAAGACAAGGTGGCTGAACTCTGGCCGAGGGGATGATGCTTCTGAAGAAGGGCAGAATGGCAGCAGTCCCAAGTCGAAGACTAAG TGGACTAAAGAGGATGGACATAGAACTGCCACCTCTGCTGTCCCTAATCTGTTTGTTCCATTGAACACCAATCCAAAGGAGGTCCAAGAAATGAGGAACAAG ATCCGAGAACAAAATTTGCAGGATATTAAAACAGCAGGCCCTCAGTCACAGGTTCTTTCTGGGGTAGTTGTGGACAGGAGCCTTGTACAG GATGCTCCCCTCTCAGACTGTACGGAATCTATTGAAGGGCTCGATCTCACAGAGCAGGCCTTTAGTCCCGCTAAATCTCTGTCTGTTAGAAAG GGAGAACTGGTGACTGCATCAAAGGCAATAATTGAGAAAGAATATCAACCAAAAGTCATAGTGAGCACAACAGGACCAAATCCCTTCAATAAACTCACTGATCGAGAACTGGAAGAATATCGCAAAGAAgtagaaagaaagcagaagggaCCAGAAG AGCCTTCAGAAGATGGCAGgccacagaaagagaaaagcccCCCTGACCCCAGTTCAGCTCGCACTCCTCCCAGCACGCCGATTAAAATAGAGGAAG GAGATGGATATGCTAAAGAATACCTGTTACCATAG
- the ADD1 gene encoding alpha-adducin isoform X7, with protein sequence MNGDSGVGVVTSPPPTTAPHKERYFDRVDENNPEYLRERNMAPDLRQDFNMMEQKKRVSMILQSPAFCEELESMIQEQFKKGKNPTGLLALQQIADFMTAHVPNVYPAAPQGGMAALNMSLGMVTPVNDLRGSDSIAYEKGEKLLRCKLAAFYRLADLFGWSQLIYNHITARVNSEQEHFLIVPFGLLYSEVTASSLVKINIQGDVVDRGSTNLGVNQAGFTLHSAIYAARPDVKCIVHIHTPAGAAVSAMKCGLLPISPEALSLGEVAYHDYHGILVDDEEKVVIQKNLGPKSKVLILRNHGLVSVGETVEEAFYYIHNLVLACEIQVRTLASAGGPDNLVLLDPGKYKAKSRSPESPAGEGTVSHPKWQIGEQEFEALMRMLDNLGYRTGYPYRCPALREKSKKYSDVEIPASVTGYSFTSDGESGISSPLRHSFQKQQREKTRWLNSGRGDDASEEGQNGSSPKSKTKVWTNITHDHVKPLLQSLSSGVCVPSCITNCLWTKEDGHRTATSAVPNLFVPLNTNPKEVQEMRNKIREQNLQDIKTAGPQSQVLSGVVVDRSLVQGELVTASKAIIEKEYQPKVIVSTTGPNPFNKLTDRELEEYRKEVERKQKGPEEPSEDGRPQKEKSPPDPSSARTPPSTPIKIEEGDGYAKEYLLP encoded by the exons GCCTTCTGTGAAGAATTGGAATCCATGATCCAGGAACAGTTTAAGAAGGGGAAGAACCCAACAGGTTTATTGGCTTTGCAGCAGATTGCGGATTTCATGACAGCGCACGTACCAAATGTCTACCCTGCAGCACCTCAAGGCGGAATGGCTGCGTTAAACATGA GTCTTGGCATGGTAACACCAGTAAATGATCTAAGAGGGTCCGATTCCATTGCTTATGAAAAAGGGGAGAAGTTGTTACGATGCAAATTGGCAGCTTTCTACAGATTAGCAGATCTCTTTGGCTGGTCTCAGCTTATTTACAATCATATAACA GCCAGAGTAAACTCTGAGCAAGAGCATTTCCTTATTGTACCTTTTGGACTCCTCTACAGTGAAGTCACTGCATCTAGTCTG GTTAAAATCAATATTCAGGGAGACGTGGTTGATCGTGGAAGCACTAACTTGGGAGTAAACCAAGCTGGTTTTACGTTGCACTCAGCAATTTATGCAGCTCGACCTGATGTCAAATGCATTGTCCATATCCACacaccagcaggagcagcg GTTTCTGCAATGAAGTGTGGTCTCTTGCCAATTTCACCTGAAGCACTTTCTCTAGGGGAAGTAGCATATCATGACTACCATGGTATTTTAGTGGATGATGAAGAAAAGGTGGTTATTCAGAAAAATTTGGGGCCTAAAAGCAAG GTCCTTATTCTCAGAAACCATGGCTTAGTATCAGTTGGAGAGACTGTTGAGGAGGCTTTCTACTATATTCATAACCTAGTGCTTGCCTGTGAGATACAA GTACGTACCCTGGCCAGTGCAGGTGGCCCTGACAACTTAGTGCTTCTTGATCCTGGCAAGTATAAAGCCAAGTCTCGTTCCCCTGAGTCCCCAGCAGGTGAGGGTACTGTATCCCATCCCAAATGGCAGATTGGTGAACAGGAATTCGAAGCTCTTATGCGAATGCTGGATAATCTG GGTTACAGAACCGGCTACCCATATAGATGCCCTGCTCTGAGAGAGAAATCTAAAAAGTACAGCGATGTTGAGATTCCAGCTAGTGTCACAGGTTACTCCTTTACTAGTGATGGTGAATCAGGCATTTCCTCCCCCCTCAGACACAGTTTTCAGAAACAGCAGCGAGAGAAGACAAGGTGGCTGAACTCTGGCCGAGGGGATGATGCTTCTGAAGAAGGGCAGAATGGCAGCAGTCCCAAGTCGAAGACTAAGGTGTGGACGAACATTACACACGATCACGTGAAACCCTTGCTGCAGTCTCTCTCGTCCGGTGTCTGCGTGCCAAGCTGTATTACCAACTGCTTG TGGACTAAAGAGGATGGACATAGAACTGCCACCTCTGCTGTCCCTAATCTGTTTGTTCCATTGAACACCAATCCAAAGGAGGTCCAAGAAATGAGGAACAAG ATCCGAGAACAAAATTTGCAGGATATTAAAACAGCAGGCCCTCAGTCACAGGTTCTTTCTGGGGTAGTTGTGGACAGGAGCCTTGTACAG GGAGAACTGGTGACTGCATCAAAGGCAATAATTGAGAAAGAATATCAACCAAAAGTCATAGTGAGCACAACAGGACCAAATCCCTTCAATAAACTCACTGATCGAGAACTGGAAGAATATCGCAAAGAAgtagaaagaaagcagaagggaCCAGAAG AGCCTTCAGAAGATGGCAGgccacagaaagagaaaagcccCCCTGACCCCAGTTCAGCTCGCACTCCTCCCAGCACGCCGATTAAAATAGAGGAAG GAGATGGATATGCTAAAGAATACCTGTTACCATAG
- the ADD1 gene encoding alpha-adducin isoform X6, whose protein sequence is MNGDSGVGVVTSPPPTTAPHKERYFDRVDENNPEYLRERNMAPDLRQDFNMMEQKKRVSMILQSPAFCEELESMIQEQFKKGKNPTGLLALQQIADFMTAHVPNVYPAAPQGGMAALNMSLGMVTPVNDLRGSDSIAYEKGEKLLRCKLAAFYRLADLFGWSQLIYNHITARVNSEQEHFLIVPFGLLYSEVTASSLVKINIQGDVVDRGSTNLGVNQAGFTLHSAIYAARPDVKCIVHIHTPAGAAVSAMKCGLLPISPEALSLGEVAYHDYHGILVDDEEKVVIQKNLGPKSKVLILRNHGLVSVGETVEEAFYYIHNLVLACEIQVRTLASAGGPDNLVLLDPGKYKAKSRSPESPAGEGTVSHPKWQIGEQEFEALMRMLDNLGYRTGYPYRCPALREKSKKYSDVEIPASVTGYSFTSDGESGISSPLRHSFQKQQREKTRWLNSGRGDDASEEGQNGSSPKSKTKVWTNITHDHVKPLLQSLSSGVCVPSCITNCLWTKEDGHRTATSAVPNLFVPLNTNPKEVQEMRNKIREQNLQDIKTAGPQSQVLSGVVVDRSLVQDAPLSDCTESIEGLDLTEQAFSPAKSLSVRKGELVTASKAIIEKEYQPKVIVSTTGPNPFNKLTDRELEEYRKEVERKQKGPEEPSEDGRPQKEKSPPDPSSARTPPSTPIKIEEGDGYAKEYLLP, encoded by the exons GCCTTCTGTGAAGAATTGGAATCCATGATCCAGGAACAGTTTAAGAAGGGGAAGAACCCAACAGGTTTATTGGCTTTGCAGCAGATTGCGGATTTCATGACAGCGCACGTACCAAATGTCTACCCTGCAGCACCTCAAGGCGGAATGGCTGCGTTAAACATGA GTCTTGGCATGGTAACACCAGTAAATGATCTAAGAGGGTCCGATTCCATTGCTTATGAAAAAGGGGAGAAGTTGTTACGATGCAAATTGGCAGCTTTCTACAGATTAGCAGATCTCTTTGGCTGGTCTCAGCTTATTTACAATCATATAACA GCCAGAGTAAACTCTGAGCAAGAGCATTTCCTTATTGTACCTTTTGGACTCCTCTACAGTGAAGTCACTGCATCTAGTCTG GTTAAAATCAATATTCAGGGAGACGTGGTTGATCGTGGAAGCACTAACTTGGGAGTAAACCAAGCTGGTTTTACGTTGCACTCAGCAATTTATGCAGCTCGACCTGATGTCAAATGCATTGTCCATATCCACacaccagcaggagcagcg GTTTCTGCAATGAAGTGTGGTCTCTTGCCAATTTCACCTGAAGCACTTTCTCTAGGGGAAGTAGCATATCATGACTACCATGGTATTTTAGTGGATGATGAAGAAAAGGTGGTTATTCAGAAAAATTTGGGGCCTAAAAGCAAG GTCCTTATTCTCAGAAACCATGGCTTAGTATCAGTTGGAGAGACTGTTGAGGAGGCTTTCTACTATATTCATAACCTAGTGCTTGCCTGTGAGATACAA GTACGTACCCTGGCCAGTGCAGGTGGCCCTGACAACTTAGTGCTTCTTGATCCTGGCAAGTATAAAGCCAAGTCTCGTTCCCCTGAGTCCCCAGCAGGTGAGGGTACTGTATCCCATCCCAAATGGCAGATTGGTGAACAGGAATTCGAAGCTCTTATGCGAATGCTGGATAATCTG GGTTACAGAACCGGCTACCCATATAGATGCCCTGCTCTGAGAGAGAAATCTAAAAAGTACAGCGATGTTGAGATTCCAGCTAGTGTCACAGGTTACTCCTTTACTAGTGATGGTGAATCAGGCATTTCCTCCCCCCTCAGACACAGTTTTCAGAAACAGCAGCGAGAGAAGACAAGGTGGCTGAACTCTGGCCGAGGGGATGATGCTTCTGAAGAAGGGCAGAATGGCAGCAGTCCCAAGTCGAAGACTAAGGTGTGGACGAACATTACACACGATCACGTGAAACCCTTGCTGCAGTCTCTCTCGTCCGGTGTCTGCGTGCCAAGCTGTATTACCAACTGCTTG TGGACTAAAGAGGATGGACATAGAACTGCCACCTCTGCTGTCCCTAATCTGTTTGTTCCATTGAACACCAATCCAAAGGAGGTCCAAGAAATGAGGAACAAG ATCCGAGAACAAAATTTGCAGGATATTAAAACAGCAGGCCCTCAGTCACAGGTTCTTTCTGGGGTAGTTGTGGACAGGAGCCTTGTACAG GATGCTCCCCTCTCAGACTGTACGGAATCTATTGAAGGGCTCGATCTCACAGAGCAGGCCTTTAGTCCCGCTAAATCTCTGTCTGTTAGAAAG GGAGAACTGGTGACTGCATCAAAGGCAATAATTGAGAAAGAATATCAACCAAAAGTCATAGTGAGCACAACAGGACCAAATCCCTTCAATAAACTCACTGATCGAGAACTGGAAGAATATCGCAAAGAAgtagaaagaaagcagaagggaCCAGAAG AGCCTTCAGAAGATGGCAGgccacagaaagagaaaagcccCCCTGACCCCAGTTCAGCTCGCACTCCTCCCAGCACGCCGATTAAAATAGAGGAAG GAGATGGATATGCTAAAGAATACCTGTTACCATAG